Proteins encoded together in one Olsenella timonensis window:
- the bsh gene encoding choloylglycine hydrolase → MCTGLRFTDADGAMYFGRNLDWTQGYGERVVMTPPAAQVPAAFSRPDDAARGHAVIGMGILVGDLPLYFDCGNDAGLAVAGLNFPQSSRYASEPAPGAVNVAAYEFPYWVTRNFSSLEEVREALRDVTIVAKPVNDQLPVASLHWLIGDRTGSVVVECVEDGMHVFENDVDVLTNEPSFEWQRVNLRNYLTLSEAEPSPATWGDATLAAFGSGMGLHGMPGDYSGPSRFVRAAFVNAHYPTQRGERENVTRLFRSLGSVFVPDGCARMGDGAFERTLYTSCFSAKTLTYYHAAYDDLSVRAYPLASCDLSATRPTLVPAAA, encoded by the coding sequence ATGTGCACGGGCCTCCGTTTTACCGACGCCGACGGCGCCATGTACTTTGGTCGCAATCTGGACTGGACCCAGGGATACGGCGAGCGCGTGGTGATGACGCCCCCTGCGGCACAGGTTCCGGCCGCCTTCTCGCGTCCGGACGACGCCGCGCGCGGCCATGCGGTCATCGGCATGGGCATCCTCGTCGGCGACCTGCCGCTCTACTTTGACTGCGGGAACGACGCCGGGCTGGCCGTCGCGGGGCTCAACTTCCCCCAGAGCAGCCGCTACGCGAGCGAGCCCGCTCCAGGCGCCGTGAACGTCGCCGCGTACGAGTTCCCGTACTGGGTGACGCGGAACTTCTCGAGCCTCGAAGAAGTTCGGGAGGCCCTGCGAGACGTTACGATCGTTGCCAAGCCGGTGAACGATCAGCTGCCCGTGGCGAGCCTCCACTGGCTCATCGGCGACCGGACCGGCAGCGTCGTCGTAGAGTGCGTGGAGGACGGCATGCACGTGTTCGAGAACGACGTGGACGTCCTCACCAACGAGCCCTCCTTCGAATGGCAGCGCGTCAACCTGCGCAACTATCTGACCCTGAGCGAGGCCGAGCCCTCGCCTGCCACCTGGGGGGACGCGACCCTGGCGGCGTTCGGCTCCGGCATGGGGCTGCACGGCATGCCCGGCGACTACAGCGGCCCCTCTCGCTTCGTCAGGGCGGCGTTCGTGAACGCGCACTATCCCACGCAGCGTGGCGAGCGGGAGAACGTCACGCGACTCTTCCGCAGCCTGGGATCGGTCTTCGTCCCGGACGGGTGCGCCCGCATGGGCGACGGCGCCTTCGAGCGGACGCTCTACACGAGCTGCTTCTCGGCAAAGACCCTCACCTATTATCACGCGGCCTATGACGACCTGTCCGTTCGCGCCTACCCGCTCGCCTCGTGTGACCTGAGCGCGACCAGGCCGACCCTCGTCCCCGCCGCCGCTTAG
- a CDS encoding MFS transporter — MNSHSTSVERPGAPVSKERFLVLPIVILILAQMGTTGDNGALSLAASALTSDLGATTSDIQLANMIYPLVGGAFMIAGGLLGTLFGWVRMFRLGALVCSVGEAALALSPNMAVFIWGGRVLVGLGASLLVPSVLGLIPLLYRGHNRMVAFGCIGAASGLSAVLPLILGVVMETAGMRLTFLLLAAYFLAVSALSLRLPRVAAPEEDLRFDGAGVALAALGLFLVLVGLSSVSSWGLVTPLEGCPFTVLGISPALPAVALGVVVLVVLVRVERGVEERNGIALLPSSFIRTPQVLAGLVANALMFFFMGAQSILMAPYLQLVAGWSPVEVGVISIVTGVPTFALALGIPKLLPHASPRHVIQVGYVTMAAALGVMMFSVTTDGASAPGVYLGAFLAGVGAGTVSSHASNVVALALPERDASQSGGIQSTMRNVGQAFGVALLGAVLLFGITNTVRSGAESDMLVSRQVSDRVSEMSVNLGSNHEFEEQISDIPMTDSERDELVKIDARARAESTRVAYAVGGAIVLLGLLTTPAIKTSGKREDSVVPSPADATPSARR; from the coding sequence ATGAACAGCCACTCCACCAGCGTGGAGAGGCCGGGGGCGCCCGTGTCCAAGGAGCGCTTCCTCGTCCTCCCCATCGTCATCCTCATTCTGGCGCAGATGGGCACCACGGGGGACAACGGCGCGCTGTCGCTCGCCGCGTCGGCCCTCACGAGCGATCTTGGCGCCACGACCTCGGACATCCAGCTCGCCAACATGATCTACCCGCTCGTCGGCGGCGCCTTCATGATCGCCGGTGGCCTTCTGGGTACCCTCTTCGGCTGGGTGCGGATGTTCCGGCTCGGGGCGCTCGTCTGCTCGGTCGGGGAGGCCGCGCTTGCCCTTTCGCCCAACATGGCCGTGTTCATCTGGGGCGGCCGCGTGCTGGTCGGTCTCGGCGCCAGCCTGCTCGTCCCCTCCGTCCTGGGGCTGATTCCCCTGCTGTATCGCGGTCACAACCGTATGGTGGCCTTTGGCTGCATAGGGGCGGCCTCGGGCCTCTCGGCGGTGCTCCCGCTCATCTTGGGCGTCGTCATGGAGACGGCGGGGATGCGTCTCACGTTCCTGCTGCTTGCCGCATACTTCCTCGCGGTGTCGGCGCTCTCCCTTCGCCTTCCCCGCGTCGCGGCGCCCGAGGAGGACCTGCGCTTCGACGGGGCGGGCGTCGCGCTCGCCGCGCTCGGCCTCTTTCTGGTGCTCGTCGGCCTCTCCAGCGTCTCGTCCTGGGGTCTCGTGACTCCGCTCGAGGGATGCCCCTTCACCGTCCTCGGCATCTCCCCGGCACTTCCCGCGGTGGCTCTCGGTGTCGTGGTTCTCGTGGTGCTCGTTCGGGTGGAGCGCGGGGTGGAGGAGAGGAATGGCATCGCCCTGCTGCCGAGCTCGTTCATCAGGACCCCCCAGGTGCTCGCCGGTCTTGTCGCCAACGCGCTCATGTTCTTTTTCATGGGGGCGCAGTCCATCCTCATGGCGCCCTACCTGCAGCTCGTTGCGGGATGGTCGCCCGTTGAGGTGGGCGTGATCTCCATCGTGACGGGCGTCCCGACCTTTGCGCTGGCACTGGGCATTCCCAAGCTGCTCCCCCACGCCAGCCCGCGTCACGTCATTCAGGTGGGGTACGTGACGATGGCGGCGGCCCTGGGAGTCATGATGTTCTCGGTTACGACCGACGGGGCAAGCGCGCCAGGAGTCTATCTCGGCGCCTTCCTCGCGGGTGTGGGTGCGGGCACGGTCTCGTCGCACGCGAGCAACGTGGTCGCGCTCGCCCTTCCCGAGCGGGACGCCTCCCAGTCCGGCGGCATCCAGAGCACGATGAGGAACGTCGGGCAGGCGTTCGGCGTCGCTCTGCTCGGGGCGGTCCTGCTCTTCGGCATCACCAACACGGTGCGCTCCGGCGCCGAATCCGACATGCTCGTCTCCCGCCAGGTGAGCGACCGGGTCTCCGAGATGAGCGTGAACCTGGGAAGCAACCACGAGTTCGAGGAGCAGATCTCCGACATCCCGATGACGGACTCCGAGCGCGACGAGCTGGTGAAGATCGACGCTCGAGCCCGGGCGGAGTCAACGCGCGTCGCCTATGCGGTTGGCGGGGCTATCGTGCTCCTCGGCCTGCTGACCACGCCCGCGATCAAGACGTCCGGGAAACGGGAGGATTCCGTAGTCCCGAGCCCCGCTGACGCTACGCCCTCGGCTCGGAGATGA
- a CDS encoding class I SAM-dependent methyltransferase, which yields MRELDQTGVLRTTELRRDAEGLALVGDGMVLRADYARLLPRLRPDCLGRELLVRAARVRGGVAPTVVDATAGLGEDALLLAAAGFTVTMYERDSTIAELLRDALDRAANDPQLKDVVERMTLVEGDSVAGLRSLTQAPDVVYLDPMFPMRTKSAAVKKKFQLLHQLERPCEDEEALLDAALAARPRKVVIKRPSKGPSLAGAKPSYRLCGKAVRYDVIVPPPSSR from the coding sequence ATGAGGGAACTTGATCAGACGGGCGTTCTCCGTACGACCGAGCTGCGACGCGACGCCGAGGGGCTCGCGCTCGTCGGCGACGGGATGGTGCTGAGAGCGGACTATGCGCGCCTGCTGCCCCGGTTGCGTCCGGATTGCCTGGGACGCGAGCTGCTTGTGCGCGCGGCGCGCGTGCGGGGCGGCGTCGCGCCGACGGTGGTCGACGCCACGGCCGGGCTGGGGGAGGACGCGCTGCTGCTGGCTGCCGCCGGGTTTACGGTCACGATGTACGAGAGGGACTCGACGATCGCGGAGCTGCTGCGTGACGCCCTCGACAGGGCGGCAAACGATCCGCAGCTCAAGGATGTCGTCGAGCGCATGACCCTCGTCGAGGGGGACTCCGTGGCCGGTCTGCGCTCGCTGACCCAGGCGCCCGACGTGGTGTATCTCGACCCGATGTTTCCCATGCGGACCAAGAGCGCTGCCGTGAAGAAGAAGTTCCAGCTGCTTCATCAGCTGGAGCGTCCGTGCGAGGACGAGGAGGCGCTGCTCGACGCCGCGCTCGCCGCGCGTCCGCGCAAGGTTGTAATCAAACGGCCGTCCAAGGGTCCGTCGCTTGCGGGGGCAAAGCCCAGCTACCGCCTCTGCGGGAAGGCCGTTCGCTACGACGTCATCGTCCCGCCGCCCAGCTCACGGTAG
- a CDS encoding sugar O-acetyltransferase, protein MDLSEVRRRMADGRLYACNSPELFAEQGRRRDVLDAYNALPFSSSAERDALLARLVAEVGENCMIEPPFHANWGGANLHLGSNVYANMGLTLVDDADVFIEDDVMIGPNVTICTGTHPVSPRLRAKGLQYNKPVRICAGAWLGACCVVLPGVTVGAGSVVGAGSVVTRDVPAGVVAAGNPCRVLRVIDEKDERVYDRDKPVDAAWLDA, encoded by the coding sequence ATGGACCTGTCAGAAGTCAGGCGGCGCATGGCAGACGGGCGACTCTACGCCTGCAACAGCCCGGAGCTCTTCGCCGAGCAGGGGCGTCGTCGCGACGTGCTGGATGCCTACAACGCGCTGCCCTTCAGCAGCTCTGCGGAGCGCGACGCGCTTCTTGCCCGGCTGGTCGCCGAGGTGGGCGAGAACTGCATGATCGAGCCGCCGTTCCATGCAAACTGGGGCGGGGCGAACCTGCACCTGGGCAGCAACGTCTATGCCAACATGGGCCTCACGCTGGTGGACGACGCCGACGTCTTCATCGAGGACGACGTCATGATCGGTCCCAACGTGACCATCTGCACGGGCACGCACCCCGTCTCGCCGCGGCTTCGCGCAAAGGGGCTCCAGTACAACAAGCCCGTTCGCATCTGCGCCGGCGCGTGGCTCGGCGCGTGCTGCGTGGTGCTGCCGGGCGTGACGGTCGGCGCGGGGTCGGTGGTGGGCGCGGGGAGCGTGGTCACGCGCGACGTGCCCGCAGGGGTGGTCGCGGCGGGCAATCCCTGTCGCGTGCTGCGCGTGATCGACGAGAAGGACGAGCGCGTGTACGACCGAGACAAGCCCGTGGACGCGG
- the guaA gene encoding glutamine-hydrolyzing GMP synthase, whose translation MDLPNKRPDDMARIATPELAQAFINEQVEAVRAQVGDKKVLLALSGGVDSSVVAALLIKAIGRQLICVHVNHGLMRKGESEQVVDVFRNQMDANLVYVDATDRFLDLLAGVAEPERKRKIIGAEFIRVFEEEARKVADDVDFLAQGTIYPDIVESDGVKAHHNVGGLPDDLQFELVEPVRLLYKDEVRVVGRALGLPESMVERQPFPGPGLGVRCLGAITRDRLEALREADAILREEFAGAGLAGKVWQYFVVVPDMRATGVRDGKRAYDWPAVIRAVNTVDAMTATVPELDWALLKKITDRILSEVPGICRVTYDLTPKPVGTIEWE comes from the coding sequence ATGGACCTCCCCAACAAGCGCCCCGACGACATGGCGCGCATTGCCACCCCCGAGCTGGCGCAGGCGTTCATCAACGAGCAGGTCGAGGCGGTCCGCGCCCAGGTGGGCGACAAGAAGGTCCTGCTCGCCCTGTCGGGCGGTGTCGACTCCAGCGTCGTCGCCGCACTGCTCATCAAGGCGATCGGCCGACAGCTCATCTGCGTGCACGTGAACCACGGCCTCATGCGCAAGGGAGAGTCGGAGCAGGTCGTCGACGTCTTCAGGAACCAGATGGACGCCAACCTCGTCTACGTTGACGCCACCGACCGCTTCCTCGACCTGCTGGCCGGCGTTGCCGAGCCCGAGCGCAAGCGCAAGATCATCGGCGCGGAGTTCATCCGCGTCTTCGAGGAGGAGGCCCGCAAGGTCGCCGATGACGTCGACTTCCTGGCGCAGGGCACCATCTATCCCGACATCGTCGAGTCCGACGGCGTGAAGGCCCACCACAACGTGGGCGGCCTACCCGACGATCTGCAGTTCGAGCTGGTGGAGCCCGTTCGCCTGCTCTACAAGGACGAGGTTCGCGTGGTGGGTCGCGCGCTCGGACTGCCCGAGTCCATGGTCGAGCGACAGCCGTTCCCCGGTCCGGGCCTGGGCGTGCGCTGCCTCGGCGCGATCACGCGCGACCGCCTTGAGGCGCTGCGCGAGGCCGACGCGATCCTTCGCGAGGAGTTCGCGGGGGCGGGGCTTGCCGGCAAGGTGTGGCAGTACTTCGTCGTGGTGCCGGACATGCGCGCCACGGGCGTGCGCGACGGCAAGCGCGCCTACGACTGGCCGGCCGTCATCCGCGCGGTCAACACCGTGGACGCCATGACCGCCACGGTGCCCGAGCTCGACTGGGCGCTGCTCAAGAAGATCACCGACCGCATCCTCTCCGAGGTGCCCGGCATCTGTCGCGTGACGTATGACCTGACTCCCAAGCCCGTCGGCACGATCGAGTGGGAGTAG
- a CDS encoding YoaK family protein, whose product MEQTRPATGAKVPVRLGLAVICAGGFMDAYSYLLHGQVFATGQTGNIVLLCMNLAEGTWLGVPRYLVSILAFVLGIMLSRHVLVRVHGRATQRMQRWVAVFEAAAFAIIALLPTWSPDLLVNSSISFCAAVSYENFRQFGTKSAYASVFCTGNLRSLGETLYDGLFEGDRHELHRSARYAALIASFCAGAVACKLLIDLTGKHACLAISALFLLSLRFISEPRA is encoded by the coding sequence GTGGAACAGACACGACCTGCGACTGGGGCAAAGGTTCCCGTACGGCTGGGACTCGCCGTCATCTGCGCCGGCGGCTTCATGGACGCCTACTCCTACCTGCTGCACGGGCAGGTCTTCGCCACCGGGCAGACGGGCAACATCGTGCTGCTGTGCATGAATCTCGCCGAGGGCACGTGGCTGGGAGTGCCGCGCTACCTCGTCTCCATCCTCGCCTTCGTACTGGGCATCATGCTCTCCCGCCACGTGCTCGTGCGCGTGCACGGTCGTGCCACCCAGCGTATGCAGCGCTGGGTGGCCGTCTTCGAGGCCGCGGCGTTTGCGATTATTGCCCTGCTCCCCACGTGGTCGCCCGACCTCCTGGTGAACAGCTCCATCTCGTTCTGCGCCGCGGTGTCGTACGAGAACTTCAGGCAATTCGGCACCAAGTCCGCCTATGCGAGCGTCTTCTGCACAGGAAACCTCCGCTCCCTCGGCGAGACCCTCTACGACGGTCTCTTCGAGGGGGACCGACACGAGCTGCACCGATCCGCCCGCTATGCCGCGCTCATAGCATCGTTCTGCGCGGGCGCCGTTGCCTGCAAGCTGCTCATCGACCTCACGGGCAAGCACGCCTGCCTAGCCATCAGCGCGCTCTTCCTGCTCTCGCTGCGTTTCATCTCCGAGCCGAGGGCGTAG
- a CDS encoding Tex family protein — MDLIATLAEELGLAPAAVEAAVRLVDEGNTIPFIARYRKEATGGMDDVALRALDERLAYLRNLEKRKEDVILLIGAQGKLTPELEAEIRAATQLQRVEDLYKPYRKKRMTRAQKAREAGLEPLANMIFMQAAAKGSALDEAARFVTPEAAEAGFDTPERALAGAADIVAEVVAEDAENVADLRTFTEATADVVSVAVNAGEKTPYEPYYDFAEPAAKIPNHRVLAIDRGEREEKLRVRVRVDEAAAIARLGARWPRRQGVFAPVFEAAVADGYRRLMAPSLEREVRARLTVRAQTDAIKVFAKNLEGLLSARPVRGARIISLDPGYRTGCKVAVLDETGKLLDHGVVYPTKPRHDVAGTKRELKRLADKHAINTIVIGNGTASRETEEVVSEFIAESAPDLRYTIVNEAGASVYSASELASREYPDLDVTTRGAMSLGRRLQDPLAELVKIPPQSIGVGQYQHDLDQAELARTLGYVVEDVVNRVGVDVNTASASLLGYVSGITSAVARNIVAYREEHGAFADRRELRKVPQLGPKAFQNAAGFLRITGGTNPLDATAVHPESYGVATALLERAGVTADELTRGGVPDIERRVGSVGALAGELGCGALTLIDIVAELKKPGRDPRDDAPEPVFSRAALSIDDLRPGMELMGTVRNVVDFGTFVDVGVHQDGLVHISKLADRFVRHPSDVVAVGDTVKVWVERVDRDRGRISLTMVPGK; from the coding sequence ATGGACCTTATCGCCACGCTCGCCGAGGAGCTCGGGCTCGCGCCGGCCGCCGTCGAGGCCGCCGTCAGGCTCGTCGACGAGGGCAACACCATCCCCTTTATCGCGCGCTACCGCAAGGAGGCCACGGGCGGCATGGACGACGTCGCCCTGCGCGCGCTCGACGAGCGCCTCGCCTACCTGCGCAACCTCGAGAAGCGCAAGGAGGACGTCATTCTCCTCATCGGCGCCCAGGGCAAGCTCACGCCCGAGCTCGAGGCGGAGATTCGCGCCGCCACGCAGCTCCAGCGCGTGGAGGACCTCTACAAGCCGTATCGCAAGAAGCGCATGACCCGCGCGCAGAAGGCGCGCGAGGCGGGCCTGGAGCCGCTGGCAAACATGATCTTCATGCAGGCGGCGGCCAAGGGGTCCGCACTTGACGAGGCGGCGCGCTTTGTGACGCCGGAGGCGGCCGAGGCGGGCTTTGACACGCCGGAGAGGGCGCTTGCCGGTGCGGCCGACATCGTCGCCGAGGTCGTGGCGGAGGACGCAGAGAACGTCGCCGACCTGCGCACGTTCACCGAGGCCACGGCTGACGTCGTCTCCGTGGCGGTGAACGCGGGCGAGAAGACCCCCTACGAGCCGTATTACGACTTCGCCGAGCCCGCTGCCAAGATTCCCAACCACCGCGTGCTCGCGATCGACCGCGGAGAGCGCGAGGAGAAGCTCCGCGTGCGCGTGCGCGTGGACGAGGCGGCCGCGATTGCTCGCCTCGGCGCGCGCTGGCCGCGCCGGCAGGGCGTCTTTGCCCCGGTCTTTGAGGCTGCCGTCGCGGACGGCTACAGGCGCCTGATGGCACCCTCGCTCGAGCGCGAGGTCCGCGCCCGGCTCACCGTGCGCGCCCAGACGGACGCAATCAAGGTCTTTGCCAAGAACCTCGAGGGCCTGCTCTCGGCGCGTCCCGTGCGCGGCGCCCGCATCATCTCGCTCGACCCGGGCTATCGCACCGGCTGCAAGGTGGCGGTGCTGGACGAGACGGGCAAGCTGCTCGACCACGGCGTGGTCTACCCGACCAAACCTCGCCACGACGTCGCGGGTACCAAGCGCGAGCTCAAGCGCCTGGCCGACAAGCACGCGATCAACACCATCGTCATCGGCAACGGCACGGCCAGTCGCGAGACCGAGGAGGTGGTCTCCGAGTTCATCGCCGAGTCCGCGCCCGACCTGCGCTACACGATCGTCAACGAGGCGGGTGCGTCGGTGTACTCGGCCTCCGAGCTCGCGAGCCGGGAGTACCCCGACCTCGACGTCACCACGCGCGGCGCCATGAGCCTGGGGCGTCGCCTTCAGGACCCGCTCGCCGAGCTGGTGAAGATTCCGCCCCAGTCCATCGGCGTGGGCCAGTACCAGCACGACCTCGACCAGGCGGAGCTCGCGCGCACCTTGGGTTACGTGGTGGAGGACGTGGTCAACCGCGTGGGGGTGGACGTTAACACCGCGAGCGCGAGCCTTCTGGGCTACGTCTCCGGCATCACGTCCGCTGTGGCCAGAAACATCGTGGCCTATCGAGAGGAGCACGGCGCCTTCGCAGACCGCCGCGAGCTCAGGAAGGTTCCGCAGCTCGGCCCCAAGGCGTTCCAGAACGCGGCCGGCTTCCTGCGCATTACGGGCGGGACGAACCCGCTCGACGCAACTGCGGTGCACCCGGAGAGCTATGGCGTGGCGACGGCGCTCCTCGAGCGCGCGGGCGTGACCGCCGACGAGCTCACGCGCGGCGGCGTGCCCGACATAGAGAGGCGCGTGGGCAGCGTGGGCGCGCTCGCGGGCGAGCTGGGCTGCGGCGCGCTTACCCTCATCGACATCGTCGCCGAGCTTAAGAAGCCGGGCCGAGACCCGCGCGACGACGCCCCCGAGCCCGTCTTCAGCCGGGCGGCGCTCTCGATCGACGACCTCCGGCCCGGCATGGAGCTCATGGGGACGGTCCGCAACGTCGTGGACTTCGGCACCTTCGTCGACGTGGGCGTGCACCAGGATGGCCTCGTGCACATCTCCAAGCTCGCCGACCGCTTCGTGCGCCACCCGAGCGACGTCGTTGCCGTGGGAGACACGGTCAAGGTCTGGGTCGAGCGCGTCGACCGCGACCGCGGCAGGATCTCGCTTACCATGGTGCCGGGCAAGTAG
- a CDS encoding sugar O-acetyltransferase encodes MTELEKCLAGEHYNCHDRVFLEMKATARRLLREYASLAYEQKEEKTEILSRLFGEIGSNVSVGTPFICDYGRNIHVGSNVSINMNCTFVDCNRIEIGDNVLIASNVQIYTAAHPVELAERLTPGWVPGDDEYFCRTYALPVRIGSGCWLGGGVIVLPGVTIGDGSVIGAGSVVTRDIPANSVAVGNPCRVIRTINGA; translated from the coding sequence GTGACGGAGCTGGAGAAGTGCCTGGCGGGCGAGCACTACAACTGCCACGACAGGGTCTTCCTGGAGATGAAGGCAACGGCGCGGAGGCTTCTGAGGGAGTACGCCTCCCTGGCATACGAGCAGAAAGAGGAGAAGACCGAGATTCTCAGCAGGCTCTTTGGGGAGATCGGGTCCAACGTGTCCGTGGGCACGCCCTTCATATGTGACTACGGGCGCAACATCCATGTCGGCTCCAACGTGTCGATCAACATGAACTGCACCTTCGTCGACTGCAACAGGATTGAGATCGGGGACAACGTCCTCATTGCGTCGAACGTGCAGATCTACACCGCCGCGCATCCCGTCGAGCTGGCGGAGAGGCTGACTCCCGGATGGGTCCCGGGAGACGACGAGTACTTCTGCCGCACCTATGCGCTGCCCGTGCGGATCGGGAGCGGGTGCTGGCTGGGCGGCGGCGTCATTGTCTTGCCGGGCGTGACGATCGGCGACGGCAGCGTCATTGGTGCCGGGAGCGTTGTCACGAGGGACATCCCCGCAAACTCCGTCGCCGTTGGGAACCCGTGCAGGGTCATACGGACGATCAACGGGGCATAG